A single window of Schistosoma mansoni strain Puerto Rico chromosome 7, complete genome DNA harbors:
- a CDS encoding putative 40s ribosomal protein S27, which produces MPLARDLLHPSFREEKRKCKLKRLVPSPNSFFMDVKCSGCLKIQIVFSHAQTAVVCPGCDRILCQPTGGRARLADGCSYRKKAK; this is translated from the exons ATGCCG CTCGCTCGTGACTTGTTACATCCGTCTTTTCGAGAGGAGAAGCGAAAGTGCAAATTGAAACGTTTGGTTCCCTCACCAAATTCCTTTTTCATGGATGTTAAGTGTTCAG GCTGCCTAAAAATCCAGATTGTTTTCAGTCATGCACAGACAGCTGTAGTTTGTCCTGGATGTGACCGAATTCTATGTCAGCCCACTGGTGGTAGAGCACGGCTGGCTGATG GATGCAGTTACCGCAAGAAGGCGAAATGA